One part of the Augochlora pura isolate Apur16 chromosome 3, APUR_v2.2.1, whole genome shotgun sequence genome encodes these proteins:
- the Jef gene encoding major facilitator superfamily domain-containing protein 6 jef isoform X1 translates to MQNYGHEEYDYGAAGEGVPQTQQSSGRTLPQVPGARPMVDPDAAGEVDPNLYPEPKDATHKIRGKSDVIEYLFGAVDQELLTVKTFYFFFYSAFGSLFPLMGVYFKQMGMNAGQCGLLIGLRPFIEFLSAPFWGSLADRWQKGKLILLASLSCWIIFTLPLGFIQPPATSCLVPKNKSLYLEASNPERRMVKRSISGEDLYHPANDDCLEVAENVVFERLRKEEDNPVQTIRRRSRMNTRDVQTIPDQNNNQHESNRVRRDVLTTEDSPVEDLKYKQLVFEDTEANSEAKTIDFETLQRRNRPADILEYKRFLNNQPLDDDRPPKKVYTHTKVRAKPPPTKIMVKRDVEEEDAASQETKTEHSRQDPMKNIRKLEFVEDEEDEEVNDDKDEEDVEMPVARTKRGAYTLNRSKRYAKITHSRQSPHTVAYAANYDAAENKGWVKPRFSSIVYRLSDIQKTFFLLLLLVIVGEFFAAPAITLADSAVITLLGEDADRYGHQRMFGSLGWGLAMFFVGIALDHSTAFPEHPCGPDMMEKNYTICFAIFSVLMGAALITATQINFMYDIVVTEPEVVKPPAEPTREEQLQSQLSQQLNLPSLQDSSAAVNPKPLPPEGKTKMFAQTMREIPEWVTVLKTFKDVKCASFLFVAWFMGFGIGLIFTFLFWHLQDYGGSPTLFGVASVINHISEIFAYFFSFKLIRQIGHVKVLCMGLGGNIFRFLYISWLTTPWWVLPFEFIQGITHAAVWAACCSYIAHNTPAQLRTSAQGVLQGIHHGLGRGCGAVIGGMFVDAYGTTATFRAYGLSCIFVLAGFVFINFYRKDTGFVSDLPQTEDPHQVAEATHLAPHGVPSNAIPRALSSTRLHELANQDTGYGATYQTTGSNLGVPGVNGGPVNPTNPFLNGGGGGGGGYNYGMTGIGEDEYIRRSFQLYSEVINRNELDLIKPPPIETHLHAQQPCTNPFHLHDYEW, encoded by the exons ATGCAGAACTATGGACACGAGGAATACGATTACGGGGCTGCTGGCGAGGGTGTGCCGCAAACGCAGCAGAGCAGCGGGAGGACGCTGCCCCAGGTACCTGGTGCCAGGCCCATGGTGGACCCCGATGCCGCCGGGGAGGTCGACCCTAACTTGTACCCGGAACCCAAGGATGCGACCCATAAGATCCGCGGAAAGAGCGACGTGATCGAGTACCTGTTCGGGGCCGTTGACCAGGAGCTGCTCACCGTCAAGACgttctatttcttcttctactcgGCCTTCGGGTCTCTGTTCCCTCTGATGGGGGTCTACTTCAAGCAGATGGGCATGAACGCTGGCCAGTGCGGCCTCCTCATCGGCCTCAGGCCCTTCATCGAGTTCCTCAGCGCGCCCTTCTGGGGATCGTTGGCTGACAG GTGGCAGAAAGGCAAGCTGATACTTCTGGCCTCTCTCTCCTGCTGGATCATCTTCACCCTGCCCCTGGGTTTCATCCAGCCTCCGGCTACATCATGCTTGGTACCGAAGAACAAGAGCCTGTACCTGGAAGCGTCGAACCCCGAACGTCGAATGGTCAAGAGGTCCATCAGCGGCGAGGATCTATACCATCCGGCCAACGATGATTGTTTAGAGGTCGCCGAGAACGTGGTGTTCGAGAGATTGAGGAAAGAAGAGGACAACCCCGTGCAGACGATCAGGAGAAGATCTAGAATGAATACACGAGACGTGCAAACTATCCCAGACCAGAATAACAACCAACACGAAAGCAATAGGGTCCGGAGGGATGTTCTCACGACGGAAGACAGCCCTGTGGAGGACCTCAAGTACAAACAGCTAGTGTTCGAAGACACCGAGGCCAACTCCGAGGCCAAGACCATAGATTTCGAGACGTTGCAACGAAGAAACCGTCCGGCCGATATTCTCGAGTACAAACGGTTCCTCAAT AATCAACCCCTGGACGACGACAGACCGCCGAAAAAAGTGTACACGCACACCAAGGTCAGGGCAAAACCGCCTCCGACGAAGATCATGGTGAAGCGAGACGTCGAAGAGGAGGACGCGGCGTCGCAGGAAACGAAAACTGAACATTCTCGGCAAGACCCGATGAAGAATATTCGCAAATTAGAGTTTGTAGAGGacgaagaagatgaagaagtgAACGATGACAAAGACGAAGAGGACGTCGAGATGCCCGTAGCCAGGACCAAGCGCGGTGCTTACACGTTGAACCGGAGTAAACGCTATGCCAAGATAACGCACTCCCGTCAGAGTCCACACACTGTCGCCTATGCTGCCAATTACGATGCCGCGGAGAACAAGGGATGGGTGAAGCCGCGGTTCAGCTCCATCGTCTACAGACTATCA gACATTCAGAAGACTTTCTTCCTCCTGTTACTGCTGGTGATAGTCGGCGAATTCTTCGCGGCACCTGCCATCACGTTAGCAGATTCGGCGGTGATCACTTTGCTGGGAGAAGACGCGGACAG GTACGGCCACCAGCGAATGTTCGGCAGTTTGGGCTGGGGTCTGGCTATGTTCTTCGTGGGGATCGCTCTCGATCACAGCACCGCGTTCCCGGAACACCCTTGCGGCCCGGACATGATGGAGAAGAACTACACGATCTGCTTCGCGATCTTTAGCGTCCTGATGGGCGCAGCTCTGATCACTGCTACGCAGATCAACTTCATGTACGACATCGTAGTAACAGAGCCG GAGGTGGTGAAACCCCCGGCTGAGCCGACCAGGGAGGAACAGCTGCAGAGTCAACTGTCACAACAGTTGAATCTACCGAGTCTTCAAGATTCATCGGCTGCGGTGAACCCGAAGCCGTTGCCTCCGGAAGGCAAg ACGAAAATGTTTGCTCAAACGATGCGAGAGATCCCGGAGTGGGTGACAGTGCTGAAGACGTTCAAGGACGTCAAGTGCGCATCCTTCCTGTTCGTCGCCTGGTTCATGGGCTTTGGCATCGGACTCATCTTCACCTTCCTCTTCTGGCATCTTCAGGATTATGGAGGATCGCCAACTTTGTTTGGTGTCGCCTCGGTGATCAATCATATCTCCGAGATATTCGCGTACTTCTTCAGCTTCAAGCTGATACGACAGATCGGCCATGTCAAG gTGCTGTGCATGGGGCTGGGCGGAAACATATTCCGTTTCCTCTACATTTCCTGGCTGACGACGCCCTGGTGGGTGCTGCCTTTCGAGTTCATCCAAGGCATCACCCACGCAGCCGTGTGGGCTGCGTGCTGCAGCTACATAGCCCACAATACACCAGCGCAATTGCGAACCAGCGCGCAAGGTGTGCTGCAAGGTATTCATCACGGTCTGGGTAGGGGTTGCGGCGCTGTAATCGGTGGCATGTTCGTCGATGCTTACG GCACGACCGCTACATTTAGAGCGTACGGATTGTCCTGCATCTTTGTTCTCGCCGGGTTCGTGTTCATCAACTTCTACAGGAAGGACACCGGCTTCGTGTCCGATCTGCCGCAGACGGAGGATCCTCACCAGGTTGCAGAGGCCACGCACCTGGCCCCGCACGGCGTTCCAAGCAACGCTATACCTAGGGCACTTAGTTCCACCCGTCTCCACGAGCTAGCTAATCAAGACACGGGCTATGGGGCCACTTATCAAACGACGGGCAGTAACCTCGGTGTACCTGGCGTGAACGGAG GTCCCGTGAATCCGACGAATCCATTTCTGaacggtggcggcggcggcggaggtggATATAATTACGGTATGACTGGCATAGGCGAGGACGAGTATATCCGTAGGAGCTTCCAG CTCTACAGTGAGGTGATCAACCGAAATGAGTTGGACCTGATCAAGCCGCCGCCGATAGAGACCCATCTACACGCTCAACAACCATGCACGAACCCCTTCCATCTGCACGACTATGAATGGTAA
- the Jef gene encoding major facilitator superfamily domain-containing protein 6 jef isoform X2, whose protein sequence is MQNYGHEEYDYGAAGEGVPQTQQSSGRTLPQVPGARPMVDPDAAGEVDPNLYPEPKDATHKIRGKSDVIEYLFGAVDQELLTVKTFYFFFYSAFGSLFPLMGVYFKQMGMNAGQCGLLIGLRPFIEFLSAPFWGSLADRWQKGKLILLASLSCWIIFTLPLGFIQPPATSCLVPKNKSLYLEASNPERRMVKRSISGEDLYHPANDDCLEVAENVVFERLRKEEDNPVQTIRRRSRMNTRDVQTIPDQNNNQHESNRVRRDVLTTEDSPVEDLKYKQLVFEDTEANSEAKTIDFETLQRRNRPADILEYKRFLNNQPLDDDRPPKKVYTHTKVRAKPPPTKIMVKRDVEEEDAASQETKTEHSRQDPMKNIRKLEFVEDEEDEEVNDDKDEEDVEMPVARTKRGAYTLNRSKRYAKITHSRQSPHTVAYAANYDAAENKGWVKPRFSSIVYRLSDIQKTFFLLLLLVIVGEFFAAPAITLADSAVITLLGEDADRYGHQRMFGSLGWGLAMFFVGIALDHSTAFPEHPCGPDMMEKNYTICFAIFSVLMGAALITATQINFMYDIVVTEPEVVKPPAEPTREEQLQSQLSQQLNLPSLQDSSAAVNPKPLPPEGKTKMFAQTMREIPEWVTVLKTFKDVKCASFLFVAWFMGFGIGLIFTFLFWHLQDYGGSPTLFGVASVINHISEIFAYFFSFKLIRQIGHVKVLCMGLGGNIFRFLYISWLTTPWWVLPFEFIQGITHAAVWAACCSYIAHNTPAQLRTSAQGVLQGIHHGLGRGCGAVIGGMFVDAYGTTATFRAYGLSCIFVLAGFVFINFYRKDTGFVSDLPQTEDPHQVAEATHLAPHGVPSNAIPRALSSTRLHELANQDTGYGATYQTTGSNLGVPGVNGGPVNPTNPFLNGGGGGGGGYNYALQ, encoded by the exons ATGCAGAACTATGGACACGAGGAATACGATTACGGGGCTGCTGGCGAGGGTGTGCCGCAAACGCAGCAGAGCAGCGGGAGGACGCTGCCCCAGGTACCTGGTGCCAGGCCCATGGTGGACCCCGATGCCGCCGGGGAGGTCGACCCTAACTTGTACCCGGAACCCAAGGATGCGACCCATAAGATCCGCGGAAAGAGCGACGTGATCGAGTACCTGTTCGGGGCCGTTGACCAGGAGCTGCTCACCGTCAAGACgttctatttcttcttctactcgGCCTTCGGGTCTCTGTTCCCTCTGATGGGGGTCTACTTCAAGCAGATGGGCATGAACGCTGGCCAGTGCGGCCTCCTCATCGGCCTCAGGCCCTTCATCGAGTTCCTCAGCGCGCCCTTCTGGGGATCGTTGGCTGACAG GTGGCAGAAAGGCAAGCTGATACTTCTGGCCTCTCTCTCCTGCTGGATCATCTTCACCCTGCCCCTGGGTTTCATCCAGCCTCCGGCTACATCATGCTTGGTACCGAAGAACAAGAGCCTGTACCTGGAAGCGTCGAACCCCGAACGTCGAATGGTCAAGAGGTCCATCAGCGGCGAGGATCTATACCATCCGGCCAACGATGATTGTTTAGAGGTCGCCGAGAACGTGGTGTTCGAGAGATTGAGGAAAGAAGAGGACAACCCCGTGCAGACGATCAGGAGAAGATCTAGAATGAATACACGAGACGTGCAAACTATCCCAGACCAGAATAACAACCAACACGAAAGCAATAGGGTCCGGAGGGATGTTCTCACGACGGAAGACAGCCCTGTGGAGGACCTCAAGTACAAACAGCTAGTGTTCGAAGACACCGAGGCCAACTCCGAGGCCAAGACCATAGATTTCGAGACGTTGCAACGAAGAAACCGTCCGGCCGATATTCTCGAGTACAAACGGTTCCTCAAT AATCAACCCCTGGACGACGACAGACCGCCGAAAAAAGTGTACACGCACACCAAGGTCAGGGCAAAACCGCCTCCGACGAAGATCATGGTGAAGCGAGACGTCGAAGAGGAGGACGCGGCGTCGCAGGAAACGAAAACTGAACATTCTCGGCAAGACCCGATGAAGAATATTCGCAAATTAGAGTTTGTAGAGGacgaagaagatgaagaagtgAACGATGACAAAGACGAAGAGGACGTCGAGATGCCCGTAGCCAGGACCAAGCGCGGTGCTTACACGTTGAACCGGAGTAAACGCTATGCCAAGATAACGCACTCCCGTCAGAGTCCACACACTGTCGCCTATGCTGCCAATTACGATGCCGCGGAGAACAAGGGATGGGTGAAGCCGCGGTTCAGCTCCATCGTCTACAGACTATCA gACATTCAGAAGACTTTCTTCCTCCTGTTACTGCTGGTGATAGTCGGCGAATTCTTCGCGGCACCTGCCATCACGTTAGCAGATTCGGCGGTGATCACTTTGCTGGGAGAAGACGCGGACAG GTACGGCCACCAGCGAATGTTCGGCAGTTTGGGCTGGGGTCTGGCTATGTTCTTCGTGGGGATCGCTCTCGATCACAGCACCGCGTTCCCGGAACACCCTTGCGGCCCGGACATGATGGAGAAGAACTACACGATCTGCTTCGCGATCTTTAGCGTCCTGATGGGCGCAGCTCTGATCACTGCTACGCAGATCAACTTCATGTACGACATCGTAGTAACAGAGCCG GAGGTGGTGAAACCCCCGGCTGAGCCGACCAGGGAGGAACAGCTGCAGAGTCAACTGTCACAACAGTTGAATCTACCGAGTCTTCAAGATTCATCGGCTGCGGTGAACCCGAAGCCGTTGCCTCCGGAAGGCAAg ACGAAAATGTTTGCTCAAACGATGCGAGAGATCCCGGAGTGGGTGACAGTGCTGAAGACGTTCAAGGACGTCAAGTGCGCATCCTTCCTGTTCGTCGCCTGGTTCATGGGCTTTGGCATCGGACTCATCTTCACCTTCCTCTTCTGGCATCTTCAGGATTATGGAGGATCGCCAACTTTGTTTGGTGTCGCCTCGGTGATCAATCATATCTCCGAGATATTCGCGTACTTCTTCAGCTTCAAGCTGATACGACAGATCGGCCATGTCAAG gTGCTGTGCATGGGGCTGGGCGGAAACATATTCCGTTTCCTCTACATTTCCTGGCTGACGACGCCCTGGTGGGTGCTGCCTTTCGAGTTCATCCAAGGCATCACCCACGCAGCCGTGTGGGCTGCGTGCTGCAGCTACATAGCCCACAATACACCAGCGCAATTGCGAACCAGCGCGCAAGGTGTGCTGCAAGGTATTCATCACGGTCTGGGTAGGGGTTGCGGCGCTGTAATCGGTGGCATGTTCGTCGATGCTTACG GCACGACCGCTACATTTAGAGCGTACGGATTGTCCTGCATCTTTGTTCTCGCCGGGTTCGTGTTCATCAACTTCTACAGGAAGGACACCGGCTTCGTGTCCGATCTGCCGCAGACGGAGGATCCTCACCAGGTTGCAGAGGCCACGCACCTGGCCCCGCACGGCGTTCCAAGCAACGCTATACCTAGGGCACTTAGTTCCACCCGTCTCCACGAGCTAGCTAATCAAGACACGGGCTATGGGGCCACTTATCAAACGACGGGCAGTAACCTCGGTGTACCTGGCGTGAACGGAG GTCCCGTGAATCCGACGAATCCATTTCTGaacggtggcggcggcggcggaggtggATATAATTACG CTCTACAGTGA
- the LOC144479064 gene encoding tubulin alpha-2 chain: MDQSGEVVTIFIGQAGAQLAMACWELFCLEHGLLPNGCICPGYYPQEPSIRTFFAKLNQRQMSPHTVIVDLEPTVIDEIRTGPYCKLFNQQSLISGKEDAANNFALGYGPIGCEMLDMVASRVCRVWERCSKPTGFIVFRSLSGGTGGGFGSMLLERLTCDFPKHVTVDFTICPAPNLSSVIVEPYNAVLATHVSVDHVDCCFLADNEALYNICGKNLELEDAEYMNLNRVLAQVISSMTASIRFEGSVNLNLNEIQTNLVPFPRIHYCLSTCAPLINPRRAFHSQITTQEITQDCFEPSNQMIKCDPRTGAYTSCCLLYRGEVNPSDVNSAIASLKGKKSIQFVDWVPTGFKVGINHQPTMSVPGGDIANTKRTVTMLSNNTAIKETWATLLQKFDMMYKRKAYLHHYVGEKLEECFFQEARENVATLIDNYKEVEK; encoded by the exons ATGGATCAATCGGGCGAAGtggtaacaatttttataggcCAGGCTGGAGCTCAATTAGCGATGGCCTGTTGGGAGCTATTCTGTCTAGAACACGGTCTTTTGCCCAATGGTTGTATTTGCCCTGGCTACTATCCTCAGGAACCTTCCATTCGCACGTTCTTTGCGAAGCTGAAT CAGAGACAAATGAGTCCGCATACGGTAATCGTCGATCTCGAGCCCACGGTGATCGATGAGATCAGAACCGGCCCATACTGCAAGTTATTCAATCAGCAATCGTTGATATCTGGGAAAGAGGATGCTGCGAACAATTTTGCCCTGGGCTACGGACCCATTGGTTGCGAGATGTTGGATATGGTAGCGAGTCGTGTTTGCAGAGTTTGGGAACGGTGCTCGAAACCAACTGGATTCATCGTATTTAG GTCATTGAGTGGCGGAACTGGAGGAGGATTCGGTAGTATGCTGTTAGAACGGCTAACATGCGATTTCCCGAAACACGTCACAGTGGATTTCACGATTTGCCCTGCCCCGAATTTGTCCTCCGTCATCGTCGAGCCTTACAACGCTGTTTTAGCAACCCACGTCAGCGTGGACCATGTGGACTGCTGTTTTCTCGCTGACAACGAGGCTTTATACAACATCTGCGGAAA AAACTTGGAACTGGAAGATGCGGAGTATATGAACCTGAACAGAGTTCTTGCTCAAGTGATTTCCAGCATGACGGCTTCGATCAGGTTCGAAGGCTCCGTGAACTTGAATCTGAACGAGATACAGACGAACCTGGTGCCTTTCCCTAGGATTCACTATTGTCTCTCCACATGTGCTCCACTGATCAATCCCAGAAGAGCCTTTCATTCGCAGATTACCACGCAGGAGATTACTCAGGACTGTTTCGAGCCTTCCAACCAG ATGATAAAATGTGATCCGCGGACCGGTGCTTACACTAGCTGCTGTCTCCTCTATCGTGGCGAAGTCAATCCCAGCGACGTCAACAGCGCGATCGCGTCGCTGAAAGGCAAAAAGTCCATTCAGTTCGTCGACTGGGTCCCGACCGGGTTCAAG GTAGGAATCAATCATCAGCCGACAATGTCAGTTCCCGGCGGAGACATAGCCAACACGAAGAGAACGGTCACGATGCTGAGCAACAACACCGCCATCAAGGAAACGTGGGCGACGTTGTTGCAGAAATTCGACATGATGTACAAGAGGAAAGCCTATCTGCATCATTACGTGGGAGAGAAGTTGGAGGAATGCTTTTTTCAGGAAGCTCGGGAAAATGTAGCAACTTTGATCGACAATTACAAGGAGGTCGAGAAATGA
- the LOC144478844 gene encoding nuclear receptor-binding factor 2: METSILNAAHERQRRAEALLQEGRFEEAAKCHETVASLLGEAHSRLESNYVHFKTSRLSSQAAPTVINSFHSLVTLESLKLQQDYHKRQAAVVRMKQAQYDEYKATLENQQKEILNKQTSKKLEEETVNVPTDKCDGSLRQAIYKTIEEQDSLLTLISLPDNVEDGFKYPKDTGTIIEELKTVNYQLRCLAGSLLSQLETKEEEIRLLKEQLQTATANPNDDARLDNAHSMRLAPLPPLTPLEMPLFDFTST; this comes from the exons ATGGAGACTTCAATCTTGAACGCG GCACACGAAAGACAAAGGCGAGCAGAAGCATTATTGCAGGAAGGACGGTTCGAGGAGGCAGCCAAGTGCCATGAAACAGTAGCTAGTCTTCTTGGGGAGGCACACTCTAGACTTGAGTCTAACTACGTACACTTCAAGACCTCCAGATTATCTAGTCAAGCTGCTCCGACTGTGATTAACTCATTCCACTCTCTAGTCACTCTAGAATCTCTGAAATTGCAACAAGATTACCACAAAAGACAGGCTGCTGTAGTTAG AATGAAACAAGCTCAATACGATGAGTACAAAGCTACGCTGGAGAATCAACAGAAGGAAATTCTCAATAAACAAACATCCAAGAAGTTGGAGGAAGAGACAGTCAATGTACCTACAGATAAATGTGATGGTTCTCTGCGTCAAGCAATATACAAGACCATCGAAGAGCAGGACAGCCTGCTTACTCTGATCTCATTACCAGATAACGTAGAAGATGGTTTTAAGTACCCAAAAGACACTGGCACGATCATCGAGGAGCTGAAAACTGTTAATTATCAATTGCGCTGCCTGGCTGGTAGCTTGCTGAGCCAGTTGGAAACCAAGGAAGAGGAGATCCGGCTGCTGAAAGAACAATTGCAGACTGCGACTGCCAATCCTAACGACGACGCCAGATTAGATAATGCTCATTCGATGCGTCTCGCGCCTTTGCCACCTCTGACTCCTCTTGAGATGCCCCTTTTCGACTTCACGTCAACGTAA